In the Primulina tabacum isolate GXHZ01 chromosome 15, ASM2559414v2, whole genome shotgun sequence genome, TCCTATAGTTTTGTGTAGTGTATGTATCTTGTTTTTGTTTGCCAACATTCAATGCTTGTTTTCTTGGGTGAAATCACTCTTGTGTTGTTTCTGTTGAAGCTGGGATCAAAATCAATCTTTTCGTCTCAAAGTTTGACATTTTGTTATTTATCTGGCTACGTTAGAAATTCTGATATTTTCAacttgaatgctgttttatttGAGTCTCTGTAGATAACCGATGGACAAAGTTTTGATCCAGAATCTGAGTATGAGTGTTATTTTCCAGGTCCCAAGACTGTGAAGCTTTTTGCTAACAGGGAGCACATGGGCTTCAGGTGATATTTAATGATCAATCTTTTGTGCACTAGTGTTTCGTCCGCTGTAAATGAATCATATCTAATTAGGTTAATAAATGATGCAGTAATGTTAACGATTTTCCCCCAAGTGACTCGGCTGTTTTATCCACAGAAAACCTGGAGGTACGCTATTGTGCTTGTATGGTTCATTTTAATTCATGAGAAAAAGATTACCTAGCTCATGTAGTAATATAACTGGTAAGTATTGTTTATTGAAGCAACATGCCTAATATGCCTAATCATTGCAGGGAAAACCAGTGATTGTGAAATACGTCAAGTTTCAAAATGTCCGAAGGTATATTTGCGGTCTTTGTGTGCCCCTTTACTTATTAACAATTGTTGTTTCATATCTAAAAGAAAGTGAGCCCGTTGTTAATTGTGCCTGAAACAGCTTGACAATTTTCATTGAAGAAAATCAATCTGGTTCAGAAATTACAAAAATCCAAAAGATTGTTCTCTATGGAACTACGTAAGTTTCTTGTTGTCTTTCTGGTTCAGAAATTGCAAAAATCCAAAAGATTGTTCTCTCTTCAAATTTACATCATCTCAAAATCAGCGGAGTTGGTCGAATTATGCCTAGTTTTCTTTGATTGTTCACATGCTATTTTTGTCATGTTGCAgggttgaaacaacagatatgaAAGGTTTGAAGAAGATCGAGGATCACTGACCCCGTCGCCTTCAAAGAGAAGCTAATATCGTTGTATTTGCAAGCATTTCAATATATTCTCGTTCGGTCAACCGGAAGAGAGGACTATAAGTATACGTCAAAGGGAAATTTATATTGCCTTTGAGTATGGCTACTGTTATTTTTATGTTGGTCCAACTTTGCACATCAGAAGTTTACTTTGACATGTATTCGTGTTATGGTAGCATTGATACGTTCCAGTTTCAGCATTTCTGTTATTCAGTCAATAATCAATTTCAAATACAAATTTGTCCATATTGTTTCAATCATTTGAAATCTATGACTTCAACAaaaaaatcctcaaaatttataGATGAATAATTATAGAATTTAGGGTTGAATATCTTTTTGTAGGTGTTACCCATTATAGTTAattgattatttaattatttatttatgtttttcgATTCCACTAACtgcttttgttttaaaaaatttaatttaatctgtTTATATTCGTTTTTTGTAAGAAAAAATAGGCTATATCAGATCATATTTGTGAAATCTTGGAGGAGTCGGTTAATTCTGTTTGGAAAAGTTCGACTTGGTTGCAAACGCTATCTGTGGTAGAATTAGTTGCATGTCTTAATTTGCTCATAATGATAAACattataattacaaaatttatttagtaaatcAAGACGAAGACAAAAACTTTCCAAAGAATTTAACACAATGGATTTGGCCAAAATAATTTTCCTCGTCATTTCAATTTCAAATGAATAGGtctttttgtgagacggtctcacgaatctttatctatgagattaTGTGTGAGATgtgtcaatcctatcgatattcacaataaaaagtaatattcttaccataaaaaataatattttttcatggatgacccaaataagatattcgtcttacaaaatacgacccgtaaaaccgtatcacacaagtttttgtaatttcaaatttatctctaTAGATTCTTTTTTTTAAGTAATCCATATTTCCAActttcaatgcaaatatcaaaaaaaaaaaaaaaacattttttgttCATTTGACTAAAACAACAATGAACTAACTTCTTTATTAAATAATGGGAAGAAATATTTTAACTCTATTCTTGGAAAATATTTATCCCAACATGGTATTATTCACCAAAGCTCGTGTATCGAAACTTTGCAACAAAATGAGGTGACGGAACGCAAAAATAGGCACTTGTTAGATGTTTCGCGGGCTCTAATGTTCACTATGCACGTTCCAAAATACTTGTGGGGAGATGCATTTCTAACCTCTGCATATCTTGTCAATCACCTTCTTAGTCACCTACTCAACTTCAAGAATCCTTTGTCTACCATTACTATGCACTAACCTTAGTTTACACCTCATGAAATCCCCTTAAAAATTGTACGACGTTTGTCCACCTTCATGAACATCACAGAAGCAAGTTGGAATATCCTAGGGCCATCAAACAGTTTTTGTGGGTTATTCTCCAACCCAAAAAGGTTATAAATGTTATTGCCTTCGAACCAGAAAGTTTTATGTTACATATGATGCAACAGTTTTTGGAGAAACACACTACTTCCCATATGCTTCAATTCAGTGGGAGAAACTGAACGAATCTCGAATCTCGCTTCTGGGATGGTTTGAGTCTATCCTTTCCTATTGATCCACTGCACAATACCATATCCGATTTCATCCAGCATTTTTTCCAGCCCCAACTCCTGTATCTCTAGCCCTCATGTTATCCATACAATTTAACATTCCAGCCTAGAAGACGAGCAAGAGCACACTCCTAGACAACAAGAGCTACAAGTCTACGCTCGAAGGAGAAAGCCTCAAACTGAGAAAGAAGTTGTGAACCCCACTcattgtcaaacaaccgaactGATAGTAGAGCCACTCAGCAAGCCAGGTACGTACACTTGTCCCATTATTGATCTTGACATGCCAGTGGCTCTCAGGAAAGGTGTTAGATCTTGCACCCAACTCCATATAGCTCAGTTTGTTTCCTACTCAAAATTGTCACCCTCATTTCGGGTTTTTACCTCAAACTTGACTTGTATATTTATTCCCAGGAATGTGAAGGAAGCATTAATAATCCCCGAATTGAAGGTGGTTGTCCTAGAAATGAATCCCctgaaaaaaacaaaacataGGATTTGGTGAAACTTCCAAAAGGCAAGACAACAGTGAGGTGTAAATGGGTTTTACGGTTAAATACAGGGCGAACAGATCAGTGGAGGGAAGCAAGGCTCGATTGGTTGCCAAAGGTTTTACACAAAATTTTGGAATTGACTATAACGAGACATTTTCCCCTATTGCCAAACTAAACACGGTTCGGATTCTCATTTCATTAGCAGTCAATCTTGATTGGCATCTACATcagtttgatataaaaaatgtCTTTTTAAACGGGAAGTTGGAAGATGAAGTCTACATATGCCAACATCCTGGATTTGAATTAGAAGGTGAAATTATTTGTAAACTTAGTAAATTTCTTTATGACCTGAAACAATCTCCACGGTTTGACGGGTTTTCAATGCTCTTCAAGAGATTTGGCGACAAacaggaacatacatatcacaCGATGTTTGTTAGACACTTTGAAAGAGGTAAGATCACCATTATCACAGACTATGTGGATGTCGTCGTCATCATCACTGGAGATGATATGGAagaaattttgaggattaagCCGATGGCGGCAAAAGAATTTGAAGTTAAAGACCTTGGATCATTAAAATACTTCTTGGGAATAGACGTAGCGAGGAATAAAAAAAGAATTTCAATTTCTCAAAAGAAATACACTTTAGATCTCGTGGAGGAAACATGGATGCTTGGATGCAAACCGTGCAAGACTCCAATTGAGCTTGGTAACAAAGAAAAGATGTTGGAAGGAGAGCCTGTTGACAAAGGAAAATCTCAATGCCTTTTTGGAAAGTTAATCTACATTTCCCATACAAGGCTAGAAATCGCATTTGCAGCCAGTCTAGTTAGTCAATATACGCATTCTCCATGTCAAGATCATTTTAATGCAATGTATCAAATCTTAAGGTACTTGAATTAAACACCAGGGAAAGATTTGTTCTTTGCCAAAACCAGCGATAGGAGTATAAAAGTATTCTTCAATGCTGACTGAGATGGTTCCATTGATAATTGAAAGTCAACTTCAGGATATTGCATGTTGTTGTGTGGAAATTTGGTGACATGGAATAGCATGAAACAGTCCGTTGTGGCTAGGAGCAACGCAGAAGAAGAGTATAGGTCCAGGACCGATGGAGTATGTGAACTTATTTGGATTAAGAGGGTGATGGAGGAATTGAAGATGGAATTTGAAAATCCTATGAAGTTCTTTTGTGATAACGAGTCTACCATCGGCATTGCTCGCAACCCTGTCCACCATGACATaacaaaacatgttgaaatagatgacattttattaaagaaaaattggaTGTTGGCACAACTGATATCGAATACGTTCATACTTCCCAACAATTGGTTTGATCTACTTACTAAAGGGTTAACAGAAAATTCACTTGAGTCTCTTGTCCACAAGCTTAAGATCATCAAGATCTACACCAAGCTTGAGGGAGAGTGTTGAGATATATGACTATACTAGGCTAAATCAGATCTGGTTAAATGTGGTTTGTAAGATATTTTATCTTTGGTAGGATCGTAAATTATTTAGTTTGATGCTGTTACCGAGAATATTTGGATTATGATATATAATCTATGCATTATTTAAAGAGGATATTCCCAATGAATAATATACTACAGAAAAGAGTTCTTCTCACCTTTATGACAAAAAAGTATAATGTAGATGAAGAGATCGATGGGGAACCCACCAAAAAGGCAAAAAAAGTCGTATTGAGTTGCCAGTCAATACAAATTATCCTACAATTTATAGACACATATAATTACGTTCTATGTTCAAATACTTTGTATTCAAATCTTATTTTATATTGTTATCTATGTATAAAttatagagtaggtctcttgtgagacaggtcaaccctactgatattcacgataaaaagtaataatattagcataaaaagtaacgatttgtcatggatgacccaaataagagatctgtatcacaaaatacgacccgtgagacggTCTGACTTAAGTTTTTGTCTAAATTATAATGCATGATAGCTCTATGATTGACACAGACAAAAAAGTTTATATACATAGAAGGGGTGGATCAGCATCCtatttactattttttttaatcttagAAAGAAAAACAATCttcttttatattattatttcaattgatttctttaacaaaattagtatatattttttaacCGTCACtttcaattcaaaattttcatcttTCTACAAAATGATCCCATGTAAATgctcaaattatttttatttcttctaTTTTCCAACAAGGCTTTGGTCTCATGAGGAAGATTAAAGTTGACTAATTCAAAATGGGTTATTTTTTCCCACATCCACGAAGCTAAATCAAATTACATAAATTTCCCTAAGGCttcgaaaaatttaatttttttgagatttttaaaaaaatgtaaaagaTATAAGCAAAAGTGGAACATACGAGTTTTGATAATTTGCAAGTGATTGAGAGTTGAGAAAACTCAAGTCAATACATGTGCACGATTTATCAGTAACTTGAATTCTAATTCATGTAAATCTTATAAAAATATTcggaaaaatgaattttttggtCCATTAACTTGTTAAATTTTGTTTCAAAATTTGGTtttgatacatataaataatataattttatttttcaaatatttgatttagttATTATGATTAAAAGTATAAATAGTTAGTtgagaaaaatatgaaataatttgtAAGAAATGTTATGGCTAGGTTTGAAATAACATGTGGTGGCGAATAGTTTCTTCCATCTACGTATTTTCCTACTTAATTCTACTTTTACAATATTTCTATATCTCCGATTTCAACTATAAATACTCCATATTCCCTCCCTAGCTAGTGCATCAACACAAACTCCTTGTATAACCTTTTTCTTCAAAATGATCGTTTTCGATTCAAGAAAATCCTATGCCACACTTTGTACCCTTTTAGCCATAGCTCTCACTGCCGGGAAGTTGGCTTTCGGGCAAAACTGTGGCTGCACGTCTAACCTTTGTTGCAGTCAATTCGGCTATTGTGGCAGCACCGCCGCTTATTGTGGCACCGGATGCCAATCCGGCCCATGCTACGGTTCCCCAAGTGGTGGTGGAAGTGGAGTTTCCGGTATAGTGACTGTTGTATTTTTCAACGGGATAGCTAATGGGGGCGGTGCAGGTTGCGAGGGGAAAGGATTCTACACCCGATCGGCTTTTCTCAATGCGGCCGGCTCATATCCGGCTTTCGCCAGTGGGTCTAATGATGTTGCTAGGCGTGAGGTTGTTGCGCAAATGTCGCACACGAAACTGGAAGTACGTAAGTTTAATTTAAGGTTGCATTTGTGATGATTGGATTTGAAATCCGTAGATTTCGATTATAGTTTTAACTTTAACGACattacatattaacatattttctACTTGAACtagaatgaatttcaaatacctCTGTTATTGGGTGAACTTGAAATTCATCGTAATTAACATCATACGAGAGCTGATTTGAAGTTTATGGTCTCGTTTACCTGAAACTATAAAAATGCAtctaaatatatttgaaatctaTGATTTTAAAATCTCTAAGTCCAAATACTAACCTAATGTTTACAAAATTTTTGTGTGTTTAAagaatgaaaatataaaattccatcTTCTTGGcatgcataattattaatatatattttataatacaGGTCTGTGCTATATAAATGAAATAAACGGGGCATCGAGAAACTACTGCGACCCCAATAACATACAATACCCGTGTGTGGCCGGCAAGGCTTACTACGGGCGAGGCCCCCTTCAAATTTCATGGAACTACAACTACGGGTCAGCCGGGCGAAGCATCGGGTTCAACGGGCTAAACGACCCCGATATCGTGGCTAGAGACAATGTCATATCTTTCAAGACAGCCCTCTGGTTCTGGATGAACAATTGCCACAATGCTATAACTTCGGGACAGGGATTCGGGGCCACGATTCGAGCCATTAATGGAATGGAATGCAATGGAGGGAACACGGGTGCGGTCGATTCTCGTGTCCAGTACTACAGAAACTATTGCAGCCAACTTGGAGTTGACCCTGGTCTCAATATTAGTTGCTAGGCTACGTACGTACTCGGAAATGGGCAGGCTTGTTTTGCTCTAATAAACAAACATACCAAATAAATGAAATGACTACCGTTTCTATATATACTTCCTATCTCATCATctctttaataaaataacaaattttatattaCATACTATTTGTACAATATTTCGATTTGCGGACGTGTCAGATGCAAAGATACACCAATTTGTGCAAAATTCTCATAGATTTAATTAATCGTTTCATGGTTTTCATTACAACTTTCATTAGTTCAAGTTATTTTATTTCcgatttcaaatacattatttagtatatatcaatattttGTGAATTCCTacgttttattaaaaatatagatACTGTTAGAAGTTTATATCTCAATTTCCAGTAGTATTTATCTAGCAAACACGTACTAATTAACTTTTAATGTATTcgataaaattttcaattaattacaAACTCAAACCTACATTATATGGGTTATGCATGCATTGTATGTTGGTATAGTTATgactttatttaaaattttatttttttcgttTTACTGATTTGTGTAATTAGTAAGTGGAATAAggatatttttttgaatttagatTAAAATaggataatattataattattaaaattgacGGGGAAACATGGGAATTTCATAATTACTCGTGCCGcggatcaattttatttttattatgtctagaaaataatatatttaatcacCATCAATCATAAATATCATTATTTGAACATGATAAACATCCTcgatattaattttataaaaatgacATCTACTCAATTAttactaatttattaattttataaaaattgacTTCTATTAAATTATTGTCaatttatttacatatttattaATTGTTAAAAACAATCAACCCTTTTGAGGGTTTTGGTGTTTAGCATTACGTATTTCCTCTAATTTGCTTCGAAGTTGTGAGGACCTAAGAATTAGTTACACAAAGTCATAAATTCAAAGAGGAATTTGAAGGGACATAACAACATTTTAATGGTGTTTAAAGCCATAAGGAGGCCATAAACATGGTGGTAATTGTATCGAATGGTAGCATCTTCACTTCCCCTCCATGAATATGGTGGTAATGGCACTGAATAATAGCCTCTTCACCTCCCCTCCATGAACCTATAAATACCCCCAAGAGCTAAAAGAAACCACACCAACAAAAAGGCACAAGCTGTCCATATTTTCGAGCTCCATAGCGGTTATTCTCAAGCCTCGGTTTACCTCCGTCCTACCCACATTTTGTCCCAAGTTTTGAGCTAAGGTTGCTCCTCAAGTGCTGCCACTATTCGGAAGAGTTCGAGTGGAATTCCTCCCACAAGTTCTTCACGTTTTATTCCGAAGATAATAATCAAGTAAGTGGGTTTTTTTTATAATCTTATGTACACTTGCATTTCATAAGTGTaatacttgatatatatatcgacATACTTGTTCTTTGTAAGTATGTCCACATTTGCTTAAAAATACGTTATGTATGTTTCTTGAAATTCGATCGGCATTATATATTCGTTCCTATTTGTTATGAACATTCTTGAACAATTTTTTGTTGGGTATTATTGAAAATGCACTCTAATGATTGGAATTAGAAATGGCAAGAAAATTTCgatatttgatatgttttgtttaAGGCCCTGATGCGATGGGATATAATAACCGTTCTTTTGGCatcgccccttagaggagtaacatatagaGGACTGATCAATAAACCATGAAAAAGAGATGATTTTCAATGTTATGTTTGTATCTTGTTCGTATTTGATTCAACATGATTatgattgaaattatgataacgTATTCGTATAATTATaacattgatatttgttatgCCCGATCgacccccatttactgagtatttctcAAATACTCCCCCCTTACATTCCTAccccagataagaacgaggaacaaATCGAAGATAAATAACAATAATAGTTTTGGGAATGGTGATGAAGCTAATCCAATTCAAGACAAGTCTTGTCATTCGGCCTTTTAGTTGTTTTATCGTGTTTTACGCTTCCGCATTTCGTTTTAATcgcattgtaaagacgattattgatttatgtaatagactgacttttggttatttgatgtactacgtggcttgttgttatacgattttaaattgttaaacgaCGCCGATAGCACGTCTCGATTTCGGAACGTGACAG is a window encoding:
- the LOC142527500 gene encoding PITH domain-containing protein At3g04780, giving the protein MSVESVSVVPRSQIDLLDFVDWSGVECLNQSGSHSLPNALKQGYREDDDLNLESDADEQLLIYIPFLQVIKLHSVVIKGPEEEGPKTVKLFANREHMGFSNVNDFPPSDSAVLSTENLEGKPVIVKYVKFQNVRSLTIFIEENQSGSEITKIQKIVLYGTTVETTDMKGLKKIEDH